The genomic interval TGACGATGCGTGCACCCGTGAGGAGCGCATCGAAAGGCAGACCCCACGCCGCCGCGTGGAACATGGGCACCACCGGCAACACCGAGTCCTGCTCGCCAATGCCTGTCACGTCCTTCATGCAGCACACCAGCGTGTGCAGGACGATGGAGCGATGGCTGTACAGCACGCCCTTGGGATTGCCCGTCGTGCCCGACGTGTAGCAGAGCATCGCCGCGCTGTTCTCATCGAGCGGCGGACAGTCGAAGTGCTCCGGCTCCGCGGCGAGGAGCTTCTCGTAGTCCAGCATCCCCTCGGGGGCGGGCCCCGCGTCGGGGATGACGATGACGTGGCGGAGGCTGGGCACCTGCGCGGCGAACTTCTCGAGCAGCGGCAGGAGCGAGCGGTCCACCAGCACCACCGTGTCCTCCGCGTGCCGCGCGATGTATGCCAAATCGTTCGGGTGCAATCTCAGGTTGAGCGTGTGCACCACCGCGCCCATCGTCGGGACCCCGAAGTAGGCCTCCAGGTGGCGGTGATGGTTCCAGCTCAGCGTCGCCACCCGGTCTCCCGGCTTCACCCCCAGGCGCTTGAGCGCGTTCATCAGCTGGCACGTGCGCTTGTAGAAGTCCGCGTACGTGTAGCGATGGAGGGACTTGTCGGGGTTGCGGCTGACGATTTCCGAGCGCGGGTAGTAGGAACGCGCGCGCTCCAGGAAATGGGTCAACGTGAGCGGGAAGTCCATCATGCGTCCAGGAAGCATCGGCACCGTCCCTTCCTCTGCGAGTGTGGAGGACGCCGATGCTACCGGATGTGGATGGGTTTCCGTGGCGAGGCCCGCCCGGCCTCGGCCACGGGGTGTCGCAACGCGTCAGCCGAAGAAGACCTGGGCGACCTCGAAGAACTCCTTGGGCACGCGCTTGAGCTCCTTGGTGGCGGCGGAGAGGTCCACGCTGACGATTTCGTTGCCCTTGAGCGCGGCCATCTTCCCGAACTCGCCGTGGGCCACCATGTCGCAGGCGTGGACGCCGTAGCGGGTGGCCAGCACGCGGTCATGCGCGGTGGGCGCGCCGCCGCGCTGGATGTGGCCCAGCACGGACACGCGCGTCTCGAAGCCGGTGCGCCGCTCGATTTCGTTGGCGACGATGTTGCCCACGCCGCCCAGGCGCGGCCGGCCCGCCTCGTCCAGCGCGCCGCTCGTGACGAGCTGCTCGCCCTGGTCCGCGGACAGCTTGATGCGGGTTCCTTCCGCCACCACGACGATGGAGAAGCTGCGTCCGCCCGCGTGGCGGCGCTGGATGTGCTCGGCCACGCGCTCCAGGTCGGCGGGAATCTCCGGCACCAGGATGACGTCCGCGCCACCGGCGATGCCCGCGTAGGTGGCAATCCAGCCGACGTGGCGGCCCATCACCTCGCAGACGATGACGCGCTTGTGGGATTCGGCGGTGGAGTGCAGCCGGTCCACGGCCTCGGTGGCGATGGCCACGGCGGTGTCGAAGCCGAAGGTGAAGTCGGTGCCGTTGAGGTCGTTGTCGATGGTCTTCGGCACGCCGACGATGCGCAGCCCCTCCTGCGACATGCGCGTGGCGGCGGACAGCGTGCCCTCGCCGCCGATGGCGATGACGGCATGGATGCCATTGCGCTCGATGGCGCGCTTGACGCGCTCCAGGCCGTTCTCGACCTTGAAGGGATTGACGCGCGAGGTGCCCAGGATGGTGCCGCCCCGGTGCAGGATTCCCGACGTGGTCTCCCGGGTCAGCCGGAAGTGATTGTCCTCGAGCAGGCCCTTCCACCCATCTCGAAGGCCCATCATCTCGAAACCGTGGGCGGTGGCGCGGCGAACGATGGCACGGATGACGGCGTTGAGGCCGGGGCAGTCACCCCCGCCCGTGAGCACGGCGACTTTCATAGGACCTGGGTTCTAGCGCGCCCTGCGTGGCGCGTGCTGAGTAAGTTTCGCCCGAGCGCCCACCGTGGGACACGGCGGCCCCTAGCCGAACACGGCGGGGCGCCGGTGCGTCCACGGATGCGCGGCCTCCAACTGCGCGGCCAGACGGAAGAGCGTGGCCTCGTCTCCGAAGCGGCCGATGAACTGCACGCCGACGGGCAGTCCCTCTGGGCTCCAATGAAGCGGCACGCTCATGGCGGGATTGCCCGCCATGTTGGCCATGGGGCAGTACGGGATGAGCGTGGCGGCGCGGAACAGCGGGGCGAGCGGGTCATCCGGCGGAGCGGAGAATTGGCCCAGGGGCAGCGCGGGCTCCGTGGTGGTGGGCAGGAGCCAGAGGTCCACGTCCTCGAAATGTCGGGCGAAGGCCCGGCTGAAGCGCAGGATTTCCGTCTGGGCATGCAGGTAGGCGGAGAGGCCCTGGCTCTGTCCGAACTGGTAGAGCGCCCAGGTGAAGGGCTCGAAGAATTCGGAGGAGGGCGTGCGACCCGTGCGCCGCGCGAGCCCCTCGATGCTGGCCACGACGCCGCAGGCCCAGGCCGTCATGAAGTGCTGGCCCAGGTCCTCGTCGCCGGGCGTCTGGAGGTGGCCTTCCGTCACGGCGTGGCCCAGTCCCTCGAGCCTTCGCGCGGTGGCGGTGACGGCGGCGAGGCACTCGGGGTGGATGGGGGCGCCCATCGTGTTGCGCAGGGTGAGTCCGATGCGCAGGCGCCCGGGCGGCGCGCCGGCCTCGAGTTGATAGGGCCGGGCCTTGGGTGGGGCGATGGAGGGGGCGCCTATGTCAGGGCCCTCGGTGGCGTCGAGGAGCGTGGCGCTGTCGCGGACGGAGCGGGTGAGGGCGTGTTCTCCGAGGAGCCAGTGGAAGGGGTCGGCCAGCTCGGGGCCGGTGGGGTTGCGGCCCCGGCTGGGCTTGAGTCCGAAGAGGCCGCAGTTGGACGCGGGGCCTCGGATGGAGCCGCCGCCATCGGAGGCGTGGGCGAAGGGCACCATGCCGCTGGCCACGGCCGCCGCGGCGCCGCCGCTGGAGCCTCCTGGGGAGCGCGTCACATCCCACGGGTTGCGGCAGGGACCGTGGAAGGTGCCTTCGGTGGTGGGCAACAGGCCCAGCTCCGGCGTGTTCGTCTTGCCGAGCACGATGAGGCCCGCGCGCAGGTGGCGTTTGACGAGCTCGCTGTCGTGGTGGGGTGAGAAGTCCTGGGTGAAGCGTGAGCCCGCGGTGAGGGGGTAGCCTTCTTGAGCGGCGTGCAGGTCCTTGAGGAGGAAGGGCACG from Myxococcus stipitatus carries:
- a CDS encoding ATP-dependent 6-phosphofructokinase; this encodes MKVAVLTGGGDCPGLNAVIRAIVRRATAHGFEMMGLRDGWKGLLEDNHFRLTRETTSGILHRGGTILGTSRVNPFKVENGLERVKRAIERNGIHAVIAIGGEGTLSAATRMSQEGLRIVGVPKTIDNDLNGTDFTFGFDTAVAIATEAVDRLHSTAESHKRVIVCEVMGRHVGWIATYAGIAGGADVILVPEIPADLERVAEHIQRRHAGGRSFSIVVVAEGTRIKLSADQGEQLVTSGALDEAGRPRLGGVGNIVANEIERRTGFETRVSVLGHIQRGGAPTAHDRVLATRYGVHACDMVAHGEFGKMAALKGNEIVSVDLSAATKELKRVPKEFFEVAQVFFG
- a CDS encoding amidase translates to MDPFVSLDATAQAELVRQREVSALELVDAAIARIERCNPKLNAVVQTQFDTARLRAKSPLPQGPFTGVPFLLKDLHAAQEGYPLTAGSRFTQDFSPHHDSELVKRHLRAGLIVLGKTNTPELGLLPTTEGTFHGPCRNPWDVTRSPGGSSGGAAAAVASGMVPFAHASDGGGSIRGPASNCGLFGLKPSRGRNPTGPELADPFHWLLGEHALTRSVRDSATLLDATEGPDIGAPSIAPPKARPYQLEAGAPPGRLRIGLTLRNTMGAPIHPECLAAVTATARRLEGLGHAVTEGHLQTPGDEDLGQHFMTAWACGVVASIEGLARRTGRTPSSEFFEPFTWALYQFGQSQGLSAYLHAQTEILRFSRAFARHFEDVDLWLLPTTTEPALPLGQFSAPPDDPLAPLFRAATLIPYCPMANMAGNPAMSVPLHWSPEGLPVGVQFIGRFGDEATLFRLAAQLEAAHPWTHRRPAVFG